In the genome of Polaribacter atrinae, one region contains:
- a CDS encoding efflux RND transporter periplasmic adaptor subunit, giving the protein MRKIILAILGVLTVLGAILLGSYLIEKNQKPKPTFEKQIKTVFVENVVNKDVPIILTANGTLIAKNKIEIYSEVSGVLKASNKLFKAGTNYNRGATLLSINSDEFYASLQSQKSNLNNLITAILPDLRLDYPVAFTKWETYIKGFDMNKTTPKLPEFSTDKEKYFITGRGILTAYYNVKNLEVRLSKYQIRAPFTGILTEALVSPGSLVRVGQKLGEFINPSVYEMEVSVNSKFADLLKVGNSVALSNLEKTKEYTGKVVRVNGKVDQVSQTIKAFVDVADKDLKEGMFLEADLVAKSENDAIEISRKLLVDNKAIYTVKNDSILSLVNVDPVYFGDEKVVIKGLENNQKILTQVLPGAFDGMIVKINKK; this is encoded by the coding sequence ATGAGAAAGATTATTCTAGCTATTCTAGGAGTTTTAACAGTTCTGGGAGCTATCTTATTAGGTAGTTATCTTATTGAAAAAAACCAAAAACCAAAACCAACCTTTGAAAAACAAATAAAAACTGTTTTTGTAGAAAATGTTGTTAATAAAGATGTTCCTATTATTTTAACAGCAAACGGAACCTTAATAGCAAAGAATAAAATAGAAATATATTCTGAAGTTTCAGGTGTTTTAAAAGCATCTAACAAGTTATTTAAAGCAGGTACCAATTATAACAGAGGTGCAACTTTGTTAAGTATTAATAGTGATGAGTTTTACGCAAGTTTACAATCTCAGAAAAGCAATTTAAATAATTTAATAACTGCAATTCTACCAGATTTGCGTTTAGATTATCCTGTTGCATTTACCAAGTGGGAAACGTACATCAAAGGATTTGATATGAATAAAACAACTCCTAAACTTCCTGAATTTTCTACGGATAAAGAAAAGTATTTTATCACTGGAAGAGGAATCTTAACAGCATATTATAATGTTAAGAATTTAGAAGTACGTTTATCTAAATATCAAATTAGAGCTCCTTTTACTGGGATCTTAACAGAAGCATTGGTAAGCCCAGGTTCTTTAGTAAGAGTTGGTCAAAAATTAGGGGAGTTTATAAACCCAAGTGTTTATGAAATGGAAGTTTCTGTAAATTCTAAGTTTGCAGATTTATTAAAAGTGGGTAATTCTGTAGCACTTTCTAATTTAGAAAAAACAAAAGAATACACAGGTAAAGTAGTTCGTGTAAACGGTAAAGTAGATCAAGTATCGCAAACTATAAAAGCTTTTGTAGATGTTGCTGATAAAGATTTAAAAGAAGGTATGTTTTTAGAAGCAGACTTGGTTGCTAAATCAGAAAATGACGCTATTGAAATTTCTAGAAAATTACTGGTAGATAATAAAGCTATTTATACTGTTAAGAATGATAGTATCTTATCACTAGTAAATGTAGATCCTGTTTATTTTGGTGATGAAAAAGTAGTTATAAAAGGATTGGAAAACAATCAGAAAATATTAACGCAAGTGTTACCTGGAGCTTTTGATGGTATGATTGTGAAAATTAATAAGAAGTAA